The genome window GATCCCGACAAATCGTTCCGCGACATCAGCCGCATCATCGGCTGCGATGCCGGGTTTTCGGCGCGATTGCTCAAAGTGGTCAACAGTCCTTTTTACGGTTTCGAGCGCAAGATCGAAAGCCTCGATCACGCCATCGCCCTCGTCGGCACGGAACCTCTGGCTGACCTGCTGTTTTCGATGGCGGTGATCCAGAGCTTTCGCGGCATCCCGCACGAACTGTTCAACGAAGACCTGTTCTGGCGGCACAGCGTGGCCTGCGGTGTGCTGGCCCGGCACCTGGCGGTGCGTAATGGACGCGACCGCCCCGCCCGCTATTACCTGATAGGTGTGTTGCACGACATGGGCCGGGTGCTGTTGTGTGTGCGCGAACCCACCACCGTCGCCACCATTCTGAAACTCCGGGCGTCCGGCGGACAGGAGTTGTGCCTGCTCGAACGCGAACAACTGGGCTTCGACCACGCCGAGGTGGGGGCGGCCCTGTTGCAGGTCTGGGGCCTGCCGTCGCTGCACGTCGAAAGCATCCGCTGGCACCACCAGCCGGACGAGGGAGGAGACCATGCCGATGACGCCCGCATTCTGGCTGCGGCCGATGTGTTGTGCCACCAGTTGGAGTTCAGCGCCGACAACGAGCGCGGCCACCGCCCCCTGCCCCCGGACTACTGGAAACAGGTTGGGGTGACCCCGGAAGAACTGCCTCAATTGAAAGAGCGCATCCAACCGGAGTTCCAATCCCTGCTAGACCTCGTGGGATAAACGTCCCCCAGCCGGTCGAAACTTTTGGGCGAACCGGTTCCAATCCTTCCCGGTTCTGGTATGATGAAGCCGATTTTTTTGGCCCGGTTCCCCGGTCACTGCAACCCATACTCTCGAATTCATTCATGACACTCATCGACGGCAAACTCGTCTCCTCGGTCATCAAGGACCGCGTCCAGATCCAGGTGGCGGATCTTAAAAATAAATCCGGCAAGGTGCCGGGCCTGGCGGTGGTGCTGGTCGGCGAAGATCCGGCCTCCGCCGTGTACGTAAAAAATAAGAACAAAACCTGCGAGGCGATGGGATTCCAGTCGCTGTCGCACACCCTGCCGGCGGACACGGACGAGGCCACGCTGCTGCAGCTGATCGCCACGCTCAACCAGGACGAGGCGGTGCATGGCATCCTCGTGCAACTGCCGCTGCCCAAGCAGATCGATTCCCAGCGCGTGCTGGAAGCCATCGATCCGCGCAAGGATGTGGACGGGTTTCATCCGGTCAACGTCGGCTACCTGACTTCCGGGGTCAAAACGCTTGCTCCGTGCACGCCCGCGGGTATTATAGAAATGCTGGACCATTACAAGATCGATATCGAGGGCAAACGCGCGGTGATCATCGGTCGCAGCAACATCGTCGGCAAACCGATGGCCATGCTGCTGCTGCAACGCCACGCCACGGTGACGATCTGCCATTCGCGCACGAAAGACTTGCCCGCGGTGGCCAGGGAAGCGGACATCGTGGTCGGCGCCATCGGCAAACCGCGCTTCGTCACCGCCGACTTCGTGAAAGACGGCGCGGTGGTGATCGACGTCGGCATCAACCGCGTGGACGGCAAGCTGGTGGGCGACGTGGATTTCGACAAGGTGGCGGAGAAGTGTTCATACATCACCCCGGTGCCCGGCGGCGTCGGGCCCATGACCATCGCCATGCTCATGCAGAACACGCTGACCGCGTTCAAGACCATCCACAACCTGTAAACCCGTACCGGCGCAGGCAGGCCGCAGGGGAGTTAATTAAATAGGGAATGATCGGGAGGGGGTCTATATGCCGATAGTACCGCGTTGGATATTTAATTTTGCCGACAATCTATTTGGGTCCCTTATTTTTTTTATTATTGGGTACATTTTTTTAAGAAAGAAGTTTACTACAGGAATCAGATTGACCTCATTCATTATCGGAGCCCATAGTGGGTTGTTGGGATTTGCTTTAACCCATTTACATCAATGGACTGACCAAGGGACTATTTCAGATAAGGATGCTCTTGGGGCTTTGATGAATATAATCTCATGGGCTTTAATTGGTTTTGCGGTTGGCGTCCATTTTCGGTCCAAGGCTAAAGCTCAAGAACCCTCCTGAAGCTCCATCATTAATTAATCCATAATTTGGGTGATCCAAAACAAAATTTAAGGACACACCGCATGGCCCTCATCTCCCCGGACCGGTCGGACGCTCCCCTCGAAGACGAAAGCGGCCACGTCTTCACCGTCGGCGAACTCACGCGCACCATTCGCTCGCTTCTGGAGCAGGCGTTTGAGATGGTGTGGGTGGAAGGCGAGATTTCCAATTACACCGTCGCCAACTCCGGCCACGCCTATTTCAGCCTGAAAGACGACAAGGCGCAGGTGCGCTGCGTGTTCTTCCGCGGCAACCGCATGCGCGTGAAATTCAAACCCGGCGACGGCGACCAGGTGCTGGTGTGCGGCCGGCTCAACGTGTACGAACCGCGTGGCGAGTACCAGATCGTGGTGGACTCGCTGGAGCCGCGCGGGCTGGGCGCGTTGCAGAAAGCCTTCGAACAGCTTAAAGAAAAATTGCAGAAGGAAGGCCTGTTCGACGAGGCCAGGAAGCAACCCATTCCCGAATTTCCGTGGCGCGTCGGCATCGTGACGTCGCCGACGGGTGCGGCCATCCGCGACATTGTGAATGTCATCCAGCGCAGGAACCCGAAAATCTCGGCGCTGCTCTATCCCGTCAAGGTGCAGGGCGACGGCGCGGCGGAAGAGGTCGCCGAGGCCATCCGCTACATGAACACCATCGAGGATCTGGATGTGCTCATTGTCGGGCGCGGCGGCGGCTCGATCGAAGACCTGTGGGCGTTCAACGAGGAAGTGGTGGCGCGCGCCATTTACGCGTCGGAGTTGCCGGTGATCTCCGCCGTCGGCCATGAAATCGATTTCACCATCGCTGATTTCGTCGCCGACCTGCGTGCGCCGACCCCGTCGGCGGCGGCGGAACTTGCGGTGCCGCGTCTTAAAGATGTGATGGAGGATTTGAGCTGGTTGATCAATTCGTTGATCGACGGCATGGACGACGAGATCGGCGAATACAAGGATCACTTGAGGCGGCTCATCGATCGGCGTTTTTTCCGCGAGCCGCAACGCATTCTCGAAGGTCCGGCGCAGCGCCTCGACGAAATATCGCAACGCCTGCTGCGCGGGCTCGATCAATGGGTCGTGGTGCAGCGCCACCGCGCCGTCAGCACCGTGCACCGGCTCATGCAGGCGTCGCCCCAATGGGATATCAAAAACGGTGAGGACAAACGCGCCGGTCTCGAACACCGGCTGATCAAGCAGATGGCGTCGCAATCGCGCTGGCACCGGCAGCGATTCGAAGGCGTCGCCAAAAACCTGAATGCGCTCAGTCCGCTATCGATTTTGGATCGGGGCTACAGCATCACCACCGATACCCAATCCGGCAAGGCGGTGAAGGCGAGCGGTGAGGTGAAGCCGGGTGATAAAGTCGAAGTGCGTCTGTCGAAAGGAAAGCTCGACTGCACGGTGGACGGGACGAATGAGTGAAACGGATTTTTGGAGGTAGTACGGATTATTAGCCAATCGAAAGTCGGCTTTCAATGTTCCCTCCCCTTTACAACGGGCACTCGCAGAGTGACGGGTGGGTGGGGTAAGGAAGGGAGTTCCAAAACCTCCCCTCATTCCCCTCCTTGGTAAGGAGGGGAGGCAAAACTTGGGGTTTTCTATTACTTCCACTGTATTAACGGAGTCCATATATGGCGGAGATGAAGTTTGAAAAGGCGTTGCAACGGCTGGAGCAGATTGTCGCCGAACTGGAAAAAGGCGAGCTCGACATCGACAAGTCGCTGCAGATTTTTGAAGAAGGCATCAAGATGTCGCGCATCTGTTCGAAGAAGTTGCAGGAAGCGGAACAGAAGATCGAAACGCTGACGCGCAACCAGAAGGGTGAACTGGTGGCGGAACTGTTCGGCGGCGAAGCGGCGCTGGATGCGGATGACGACGAAGACGACGATGACGAAGAAGAAGACAGTTAAACTGCGGCTCGACCAGTTGCTGGTAAAAAAAAACTGGTCACATCGCGCGAACGCGCGCAGGGGTTGATCCTCGCCGGGCGTGTGCGCCTGGGCGATGAGGTGTTGGACAAGCCCGGCCGCATGCTGGCGGAAGACGCGCCGCTTGCGGTTGAAGACCCGAATCCCTTCGTCAGCCGGGGTGGCGTCAAACTGGCACACGCGCTCACCACGTTCGGCGTTTCGGCCACCGGCAAAACGGCGGCGGACATCGGCGCGTCCACCGGCGGCTTCACCGATTGCCTGCTGCAAAACGGCGCGAAGAAAGTGTATGCCTTCGATGTCGGCTACGGCCAGCTCGACTGGAAACTGCAAAGCGACGACCGCGTGGTGCTCTGCGACCGCTTCAATGCGCGGCATCTTAAGCTGGAGGATGTGGACGGGGAAGCGGTGGGCCTCGCGGTGATCGACGTGTCGTTCATCTCGCTGAAGCTCATCCTGCCTGCCGTGTTCGCGGTGATGAAAGAAGAAGGCGACCTCGTTGCGCTGGTCAAACCGCAGTTCGAGGTGGGTAAAGACGAAGTCGAGCACAAGGGCATCATCCGCGATCCCGCCAAGCACGAAAAAGTGCTCACCGATTTGACGGCGTTCGTGGTGGCGCAGGGCTGGGTCGCGTGCGGCCTCACCGCCTCGCCCATCACCGGGCAAAAGGGCAACCGCGAATATTTACTGCATTGCGTGGCCGCCGGACGCGGCGAGGCCATCGAACCCGCACACATCACGAAAGAGGTGCAGGCATGATTCTGAGCGGCGACGACATTCACAAGGCCCTCGCGGACGGGCGCATGATCGTCGAGCCCGCGCCGGCGAAGGAAAACATCGACACCACGTCGATCGACCTGCATCTTGGCGAGCCGCTCTGGATCTGGAAACCGGAATACGAGCCTTACGGCGTTTCCAGCATCACCGTCAATCCGGAGCATTTCGATTACCGTCAGTTCAGCGACCAGTATTTGATTGAAGTGCCGAAAGATGAGAAAGGCTGCTACCGCCTCGAACCCAAACGCATCTACCTGGGCTCGACGTTTGAGAAAGTCGAGTTCCCGCCCGGTTCGCGGCTGGCGGGTCGCGTCGAAGGCAAAAGCCGCATCGCGCGGCTCGGCCTCATGGTGCACATGACCGCGCCGATGATACACTGCGGCACCGGCCTCGGCATCATCACCCTGGAGATGCTCAACCACGGTCCGTTCGTCATTGAAGCCAAACCCGGCGAGACGCGCATCTGCCAACTCGTGCTGGAGGAAGTGACCAGCGACCCCGGCGACCGCTCCGGCCGCCAGTTCCACAAACAAAAAGACGCGAAGGGTTGACCGGACTGCGTCCGGAGACACCGGGCCTCGCCCGGAGGAAGTTGGCTACTGCCCAGTGGTCGCTACGATGGCCGGTGGGCGCGCTCCTCTACGAGGAGGAGAAATGGGCTATTGCCCAGTAGTCCCGGCGATGGCCGGTGGGCGCATTCGAAAAGACTCCCTCTCCCTTGATGGGAGAGGGTTGGGGTGAGGGTGATTAATAAGTCTTCTTTCCTTATATCCCCTGTTCCCTCCGGGTGTGGCCCGGCTCCTCAGAATGACAGGTTGGGGTCTGAACTGTCATTCTGAGCGTCAGCGAAGAATCGATGTTTTGTTTTTTAAGGAAGAAGGCTCCAACCCCCCCCCTCAGTCTCCTCCTTGGTAAGGAGGGGAGAAATTCAACTGTGAGAAAAGACCCGCTTCAATGATCCCTCCCCTTTCCAAGGGACACACGGAGTGACGGGTTGGGTGGGGTAATGGGATTTTTTATAACTCGTCTTTGTAAACAATGAACGCGTTTTTGGGATAGACGAGGTGGGTTTCGCCCCACTGGTGGGCGGTGGTGAGGCTCCAGTCGGATTCGTCTTCCAGCTCTTTCAGGCGCAGGCCACCGGTGCCTCCGTAGATGAGCAGCGCCACGCCGTCGCCCGACTCCTCGACGCGGCAAGCGTACGCCGGGCAGGGGGCGTTGGTCTCCGCATCCCATCCGGTCACCTGCACCGGCTGGTCCGATCCCTGCACGGGGTACTTGATGGCGTACACCTCGCGCGGGGCATCCATCTCGCGGTACAGCATGCTGAACGGCCGATCGACATTGCCGCAGGGTTCGACTTCAAGGAACATAAAATTGGCCTTGTAACAGCATCCTGCTTTCCCGGGCAGGAAAATTTTTATTCCTTCTCCCCTGGTGGGAGAAGGTTAGGATGAGGGGGGATCAATGAGATCTCCCTGCTAAACATAGTAAGTTTTGTTTTACCAAATGAGGAGGCATTAGTCACCCTCACCCGGCCCTCTCCCATTGAGGAAGAGGGAGCAATGTAGATTCGCGCCTTCAAACCATTCTTTGCAATGGGGACATCAGCCCGTTGCTCCCAACCGTTTCTCTGGGGCTCGCCATTTTTGGGGCGATGCGGTACAATCGGGCCTTTCCCGAAACCTGGGATTCAAATACGTCTTTTTGCCGCGGGCCATGCCCGCCGGACTGAGTCCGGTGACAACAGGATAAATTCAGAATTGCGCCCACGGATCATTGCCCTAACCACCGGGCAGTAGCCATTTTGCGACGGGCCACGCCCGCCGGACTGAGTCCGGTGACAACAGGATAAATTCAGAATTGCGCCCATGGATCATCGCCCTAACCACCGGGCAGTAGCCATTTTGCGACGGGCCACGCCCGCCGGACTGAGTCCGGTGATAACAGGATAAATTCAGAATTGCGCCCACGGATCATTGCCCTAACCACCGGGCAGTAGCCATTTTGCGACGGGCCACGCCCGCCGGATTGAGTCCGGTGACAACAGGATAAATTCAGAATTGCGCCCACGGATCATTGCCCTAACCACCGGGCAGTAGCCATTTTGCGACGGGCCACGCCCGTCTTACATCATAAAACCATTTCTAAGGATTTGCGAATGCATAAACTGGTTTTGATGCGCCACGGCCAGAGCACCTGGAACCTGGAGAACCGCTTCACCGGCTGGACCGACGTGGACCTCACCGATCAGGGCCGCGAGGAAGCCCGGCTGGGGGGTCAGCTCATCCGCGAGGCCGGACTGACCTTCGACGTGGCCCACACTTCTGTTTTGAAACGCGCCATCCGCACGTTGTGGATCGCGCTCGACGAACTCGATTTGATGTGGATTCCGGTCCACCGCTCCTGGCGGCTGAACGAACGCCACTATGGCAACCTGCAGGGACTCAACAAAGCCGAAACCGCGGAACAGCACGGCGACGACCAGGTGAAGATCTGGCGGCGCAGTTACGACATCCCGCCGCCACCGCTCCCCGACGGCGACGCACGCCTGCCGCACAGCGATCGGCGCTATGCCGGGGTCGATGCCGCCGACCTGCCGAAGACGGAGGCGCTCAAGCACACGGTCGATCGTTTTCTGCCGTACTGGAACGACACCATCGTGCCCGAGATCCAGGCCGGCAGGCGCGTGCTCATCTGCGCCCACGGCAACAGCCTGCGCGCCCTGGTCAAGCACCTCGACGGCATCAGCAATGAGGACATCGTGGAACTCAACATCCCGACCGGCATCCCGCTGGTGTACGAACTGAATGAGAGTTTGAAGCCGACCAAGAGTTATTACCTCGGCGACGCCGAAGCGGCGAAGAAGGCGGCGGATGCCGTCGCCAAACAGGCCGGCGGGAAATAGTGGGGAAGGGTCATCGGTAACCCCTCCCAGCCCTCCCCTTGTAAAGGGGAGGGATCATTGAAAACCGGGTACGTTCATCTTGGACGCAGTCCGCGCCTACGGATCATCGCCGTGACCACTGGGCAGTAGCCCGTTTCTACCGGACGAGGTCCGGATAGGGCTTGACAAAAGCGGGAATAAAAATAGAATAAGTTCAAGCAAACTAGGTGATTACAGGCACGTAGCTCAGGGGTAGAGTACTTGCTTGACATGCAAGGGGTCGGCGGTTCGAAACCGCCCGTGCCTATTTTCTCAATATCCTGGATTCCCTAAGGCCTTTTTATTCAGATGGAAGGGCATCATGCGCGGGTTGCCCCATGATGCCTTTTTACGTATATGAACGAACAGACACAAAATCCCGCTCCGCAGACGGAATTCGATCTCGACACCCTGCGCCACAGTTGCGCCCACCTCATGGCGCAGGCGGTGAAGCAGCTCTTTCCGGAGACGCAGATCACCATCGGTCCGGTGATCGAAGACGGGTTTTATTACGATTTTTACCGCGAGACGCCGTTCGTTCCGGAAGATTTGCAGAAGATCGAAAAGCGTATGAAGGAGATCGCCAAAAAAGGTCTGCCTATCGAGCGTCAGGAAATGCCGCGCGATGACGCCGTAAAATTTTTTAAAGACATGGGCGAGGAGTTCAAGGTCGAGATCATCGAGTCGATCGACCAGGCCGACACCATTTCCGCGTACTCGCAGGGCGATTTCACCGACCTGTGCCGCGGTCCGCACGTGGACAACACGAAACGCCTGAAAGCGTTCAAGCTGCTGTCCACCTCCGCCGCCTACTGGCGCGGCGACGAGCGCAACCCGGTGATGCAACGCATCTACGGCACCGCGTGGCGCAACAAGGATGAGTTGAAGCAATACCTCGACCGGCTGGAAGAAGCCAAGCGCCGCGACCACCGCAAGCTGGGCAAGGAACTCGACCTGTTTTCGATGTCGGAGGACGTCGGTCCCGGCCTCATCCTGTGGCACCCGAAAGGATCGCGCATCCGCTACATCGTCGAGGAATTCTGGCGGCAGCAGCATTACAAAAACGGCTACGAACTCGTTTACACGCCGCACACGGCGAAGTCGGACCTGTGGCAGACCAGTGGGCATTTCGATTTTTACAAAGAGAACATGTTCGCGCCGATGGATGTCGAGAACAAGGAGTACATCCTGAAGCCGATGAACTGCCCGTTCCACATTCAGATTTACAAGTCGCACCTGCGCAGTTACCGCGACCTGCCCCTGCGCTGGGCGGAGTTGGGCACGGTGTACCGTTACGAACGTTCCGGCGTCATGCACGGTCTGCTGCGCGTGCGCGGCTTCACGCAGGACGACGCGCACCTGTTCTGCGCGCACAACCAGATCGAGTCCGAGATCGAACGCGTGTTGCAGTTCGTGCTCTACATCCTGCGTTCGTTCGGGTTCGACGAATACAAAGTATTTTTGAGCACGCGGCCGGAAAAATCCGTGGGTTCCGACAACGATTGGGAGACGGCAACGACGGCCTTGCAGAAGGCGCTCGACGCATCCGGCCTCGATTACGAGGAAGACCCCGGCGAAGGCGTGTTCTACGGACCGAAGATCGACATCAAGATCAAGGACAGCCTCGGCCGTTTCTGGCAGGTCTCGACGATCCAGGTCGATTTCAATCTGCCGCACCGGTTCGAGATGACCTACGTCGCCGAGGACGGCAAACAGCATCAGCCGATCATGATCCACCGCGCGCTGATGGGATCGATCGAGCGCTTTTTCGGCTGCCTGATCGAGCATTATGCCGGAGCGTTTCCGTTGTGGCTGGCGCCGGTGCAGGTGGCGCTGTTGCCCATCACCGACAGTCAGAATGGTTATGCCGAAAAAGTTGCCGCCCAACTGGAAGAAAACGGAATCCGGGTGGAAAAAGACTTGCGAAATGAGAAGATTGGGTTCAAGATAAGGGCGGCCCAAATGGCCAAAACCCCCTATATGTTGGTTTTAGGTGACAAGGAAGTTCAATCCGGGCAGATAGCCGTCCGCAAGCGGCGTTCTCAGGAAACCCACACTCTGTCTCTGGATGATTTCTTGAAAAGGTTGAAGCAGGAAATCGATGACAAGGTCATCGACGTGCATTGAGTTTGCACGGAACTCGATATAGGAGACCTTTGTATTAATAAAAAACAGCGTATCAACAACATGATCCGTGTCAAGGAAGTCACGGTGATTGGCGCCGACGGTGAGCAGTTGGGAACCTTCCCCACGCACGAGGCCTTGGCTATGGCCCAGGAAAACGACCTCGATCTGGTCGAAGTCGCACCGCACGCCAACCCGCCCGTTTGCCGGATCATGGATTACGGCAAATTCAAGTACAAGCAAAGCAAGCGGGCGCACGAAGCCAAAAAGAACCAGCGGGTCATTCACGTCAAGGAAGTCAAATTCCGGCCGAATACCGACCAGCACGATTTCAATTTCAAGATCAAGCACGCGCAGCGCTTTCTGGAAGCCGGCGACAAGGCCAAGATCATCATCTTTTTCAAGGGACGCGAAATCGTCCATCGTGATCATGGCCAGAAGCTGCTGGAACGCGTCGCGCAAACGCTGGAAGATGTGGCGGACATCGAGCAGTCGTCGAAGCAGGAAGGCCGCACGTTGACGATGATCATGGTGCCGAAAAAGAAAAAAGAAGTTCCCGTTAAGAAAGAAGATGCGGCCGAGAGCTGAGCGCCGGTTCGCAGATGGAATCAGGATAAGGAATACGGAGTCCAAATCATGCCGAAAATGAAAACCAACAAGAGCGCCGCAAAACGGTTTCGCAAAACCGGTACCGGCAAGATCCGCCGCAATGCTGCGTTCACCAGTCACATACTGACGAGCAAATCCACCAAACGTAAACGCAATCTTCGACGCAGCCGGACTCTCACCAGCGGCGACGCCAAGCGCATCAAAGCCTTGTTGCCCTACTGAGAACCGAGAGAAGACCTGGAGAACCTGAAAAATGCCAAGAGCCGTAAATGGAACCGTATCCCGGAACCGCCGCAAAAAAGTACTGAAACTGGCGAAAGGCTTCCGCAGTGTGCGCAGCAAGGCATACCGCAAAGCCCGCGAAGCGGTGGAAAAATCGCTGAGCTATGCCTACCGCGATCGCCGCACCCGCAAGCGTGATTTCCGTCGCCTGTGGATCGCCCGCATCAACGCCGCTGCCCGCGCTGAAGGCCTGACCTACAGCCAGTTCATGCACGGCCTGAAAAAAGCCAACATCGATCTCGACCGCAAAGTGCTGTCCGACATGGCGATACATAACGAAAAATCGTTCAAGTCGCTGCTCGAAACCGCCCGCTCGAATTTAAGCTGACCGGACTGCGTCCGGAGGCAGCTGAGCACTGTCCGGTGGGTGGGTGATGATCTGTGGGCTCATTTCAAAGATGATCCGCCTTTTCGGGGCGAGGCCCCGGTCCCCCCTTCTCCGAAGGGCCGGGTATCACCCGGATGGAAACAGGGCGTTTTAAAGAGGTTCGCAGACCATGGTTCGCTCTTCAAGCGTTGCCAGTCTGCTTTTCCTCGCAGAGGAGCAGGGGGCTTTTTCCTTTTCAGTTTGTTATTCTGAACGCAGTGAAGAATGACGCATTAAATAAGGAAGAAGCTTCATGACCTCTCCTCTGTCTCCTCCGCCGATAACCATGATCGATCAGATTGACAATCACCGCCGGGAGTTTGAAGAAGCCCTCACCGCCGCCTCCCGTCCGGACGATCTCAAGGACCTGCGCACGCGCTACCTCGGTAAAAAAGGTCACGTCACCGCCATCCTCAAAGACCTGCGCAACCTGCCGCCGGAAGAAAAACGCGCCGTCGGCAAACTCATCAACGATCTCAAAACCCACGTCGAAGAACGTCTGCAACAAAGAACCGAGGAACTGGCACAACAGGGCGCGGGTTCCAAAACCAGCACGTTCGACACCACGTTGCCTGGCCGCCGCGAGCCAGTCGGCACGCTGCACCCCATCATGCAGGTGATGGAAGAGATCACACAGGTGTTCGTCAGCCTCGGGTTCGACGTGGCCGAAGGGCCGGAGATCGAATCCGACTACTACAATTTCGAAGCCCTCAACATTCCGCAAGATCATCCCGCGCGCGACATGCAGGATACGTTTTACATCGGCGACCGCGTGTTGCGCACGCACACCTCGCCGGTGCAGATTCATGTCATGGAAAAACAGCAGCCGCCGGTGCGCATCATCGCCCCCGGCAAGGTGTACCGCTGTGACTCGGACATCTCGCACACGCCGATGTTTCACCAGATCGAAGGCCTGATGGTGGACGAGGGCGTGTCGTTCAGCGACCTCAAGGGCGTCATGAACCTGTTCGTGCAGCAGGTGTTCGGCGCCGGCACCGGCGTGCGCTTCCGCCCCAGTTTTTTCCCCTTCACCTGTCCCAGCGCGGAAGTGGACATCCAGTGTGTCATCTGCGGCGGCGACGGCTGCCGTGTGTGTTCGCGCACCGGCTGGATCGAAATCCTCGGTTGCGGTATGGTGGACCCGGCGGTGTTCGGGTTTGTCGATTACGATCCGGAAAAATGGACCGGCTTC of Nitrospina watsonii contains these proteins:
- the pheS gene encoding phenylalanine--tRNA ligase subunit alpha, producing MIDQIDNHRREFEEALTAASRPDDLKDLRTRYLGKKGHVTAILKDLRNLPPEEKRAVGKLINDLKTHVEERLQQRTEELAQQGAGSKTSTFDTTLPGRREPVGTLHPIMQVMEEITQVFVSLGFDVAEGPEIESDYYNFEALNIPQDHPARDMQDTFYIGDRVLRTHTSPVQIHVMEKQQPPVRIIAPGKVYRCDSDISHTPMFHQIEGLMVDEGVSFSDLKGVMNLFVQQVFGAGTGVRFRPSFFPFTCPSAEVDIQCVICGGDGCRVCSRTGWIEILGCGMVDPAVFGFVDYDPEKWTGFAFGLGMERIAMLKYGINDIRLFFENDLRFLQQF